Within the Phaseolus vulgaris cultivar G19833 chromosome 9, P. vulgaris v2.0, whole genome shotgun sequence genome, the region AATAAGTAATTTTTGCTTTGAGTTGAAAAATTTATATTCAGAGTGTCTCTAAAAGATATCAAATAATGGTGCACCATTCTGTacttttaaaatgtattaataatttgaaaaggcaaacatgtttaatatattaaaaatatataaaagttgatattattataatatattaaaaatatataaaagttagatattattataatatattaaaaatatataaaagttagATATGATTATTGTAAATAATATGGATAAGGAAGGTGGGCCGAAGAAGGGCCGAGAAGGAGAAAAGCCCATAATGTGAtgggaaagaaagaagaaggtTTAATTTGGCGGTCTCTTCGGCGATAAGACCGCAACGTCATAGCCCTACTCACCAGCCTTTTTCCTCTGCTTGGTTGGTACACTATACTTTTCTTTCCATACACACACTGCAGACACACCTCACCAGGTACGCAcgctttctctttctctctatctctctctctctgtttcacTTCCAAGCCTAAATCTAAAATTCAAATCACAGAACAAACAAACAAACCCATATTCCCAAAACCTACCTGTCAACTCAATCAGAGTGTGAGTGAGCGAGTGAGTGATATATCATATCTTATCCCTCTTCTTGCACGCACAACATAACTAACTGTATGTCAGATGTGATCATTCTCTAAACCCTAGCATACCACCCTTCagtttcatttcatttcatttttctcTGTTTCTGAAATTTCCTTTTGCGTTGCGTTCTAGATGGATAGGTATCAGAGGGTAGAGAAGCCCAAGGCTGAGACTCCTATAAACGAGAATGAGATACGCGTTACTACTCAAGGAAGAATGAGGAATTACATCACCTACGCCACCACACTTCTTCAGGTTTCTTTCTATTTATACCATCACTTTCTTCCCCTTCTACttattgcattttttatttgctcttcttttttcaaattaatttgccTCAACTCACCGTTTATTTAAACTCTCTGTCCATATTTTTGGTTCGGTTGATTAATGTTGCGCGTGTTGAGGGTGTTCTTACACTCTTTGTTCTGTATCACCTTAAATTGATGTTAATGAATTGaaatttgtttgaatttttaagaTTGAAGTTTCAGTAAACCCTTGGTTCACATATGTCACAGAATGGAGTGGTTGGATCACTCAAATGTGTTTCTGAAATCAGGTAATTGAAAATATGATCATAggaaaaatatgagaaaatcATAAGCCAACACGGGAGTAAATTGACAAGGAGTGGCAATTAACAGTTAAAGAATCTGATAACTGAAAAATGTTGAGGGGTGGGTTGAACTTTTGGCAGTTGACAATCAAATAAACTTAGAAAACTTTTAGTAAAGCAGGAAACCTTATGCTATGCGAATCAGACAGGGATAGGAATTAAAGGATGGATTTTCTTACAATTCTCTGTAGAAATATGATTCATGAAAATTTCCCCCTTTTTTAATCATGCGCCAAACTTATCCTCTGGTTGGATATTTCTTTACTTCTTTGTTTGTGAACTTGATGACTCTTCCTTTCACATTCTGAAAAAACGAAAAATACTCTGTAAATTATCTAATTGTTAGCGTCGTCTTCTTGCTTAGTAGCGCTTTACTGTTGTGTGGGCATATCTCTCTCTGTTGTGTGGGCATACCTCTCtctgtttttgtttattttttttacttcatcATTTTCATCGATTTTTCTTCTGGCGATAGGGTCTctccaatttttgtttttggtgTAATCCATGCATCAAAGTATCATTTTATCTCGAATAAACTGgtatttttctatttctttttaacAATTCATCTTGCTCCATATGTATTTTCTACAGGAGAAAGGATCCGATGAAATTGTTCTCAAAGCAATGGGACGCGCAATAAATAAGACTGTAATGATTGCTGAACTGATCAAGGTGGGAGGATCAATATCTGTATGGAATATGTTGGTCTGCATTTGTTCATATTACTTTTTGAATTGTAACGGTTCTCTACTTGTTTCAGAGAAGGATTATTGGCCTGCATCAAAACACCGTAATTGGATCAACTGATATTACTGACACATGGGAACCACTTGAAGAAGGCCTTCTTCCGTATGTATTGTTGTTTCTTCTATACTACCTTGTCAAATCCTAAACTTGTATTTGGGAGTGATTGTTTTGGTTGTGTTATATACTTGAACAGTTTGGAGACTACTCGCCATGTTTCAATGATCACAATTACCTTGTCAAAAAAGGAACTGGATACGTCCTCCACAGGGTAAGAACTTCTGTGATGTATGTCATCTGTATCTCTAAATGTAGGTGATTGATGCCTTGTATTCTAACAGATCTAGTTATTTATGAGACAAGGTGCTAGATCACTGGTTATGATTGGTTTCATTATTCTCTTTGATGAATCACAATCATTTatgatttcaaattttatattttaacttcCTTTATTTGAaacataattttcttaaatttttttaaaagatgatTGTCTTAAAAGTTTTCACATGAAGTCATAAACCCCCTTGATTTCttctaaaatttaaactaagggttgttatattatttttgaaacatGTCCGGATGGAGAGTTACACATGTGAATTTACTTAATCTGTTTCCTTGTTTGCCTGACTTCTGACTTCtacaattaaatttataaataaggtAATGAGGATGAGGGAACATCTTAGATACTTGATTTCAAGTAAAGACCCTTTCTATTATGCTGATTTGCTTAATCTATTTGACTTTCATGTGGACTGATAGAAATATTCAACTCCACTTCTTTTATTGTAATAGATTCGGATGATTATAAATTTgcagttttcatttttttgctATCTAAAATTTGGCTTTTTAGTTATATTCACTGTTGgcatgaattttaaattttcttttcccATGCAGATACCAGACTCCTCTTCCAGTTGATCAAGTAAAACCTTTAAATGAATATGAAGAGGaaggaggtgaattgtttagttttttcttttaatatttcaaaGATGAATATCTTGTGTGTGTTTTCTGGCATGTTGACTGTAATTGATCTGATATAGAACCCTCACCAAGTATGCGAGGAAGAGGGCGTGGTCGAGGAAGGGGCCGGGGTAGAGGTATTGCCAAGTACTTTGTTTCACTAATTCACTAAAATGCCCTCTATAACATTTTTTGTGGTTTCTTTAAAATGTAAAAGCTGCTTATTTGGACAAAATATGGTATGGTTAGGATTTTACAACGGAGGTATGGAATATGGTGATGGTTGGGATGGTGGTCGTGGCTATGGTGGAAGAGGTCGTGGCCGTGCAAGAGGACGAGCTTTTCGGGGACGAGGACGAGGCTATGGTGCCCAGCCAGTTGGGTACTATGACTATGGTGAATATGATGCTCCACCTGCTCCACGTGGTAAGTATGCAAgtccaaaaaatttaaatatcgTGCTGATCAAAGCTATCGCTTAAATTACAACATAATGTAATATCACATTTTGATTTCTACAAGTTATTGGGAGCATagtgaatgaatgtaaattTTAACTCTTTATTTTACTATGCTGTTTGCATTACAAGGTGCCTCTTATTAAGTCAGGCTACAAAAGAAACtgaagaaaattaattaatttgatttcattTAGTTTTCGTTGATGTCTTTTTAATTTCCTCCGTTCTCTTTCATTCCTTCTTCTTTCAGCCTTTTGGAGTTCTCATCCTAGTTAGTGGCTACCTGAGTAAATcttctaatataatttttatttgatggtTTTGCAGGCCGTGGACGTGGAAGGGGAAGAGGCCGTGGTCGTGGAAGGGATCGGGAACCAACCGCTTGATCAAGTGGTTGTTGCTTATCATGTATATGTTAAGTTAGAAGGTGTTGCATCTCCGTTTAGTTCTTGTGAGATTTACTTTAATTTCGGTATTATTTGAAGCTTTCAATGTTGCAGCTGTGTTACTGCAGTTTTGATTATGATGTAGTTTCCCATCCCCGCTGTAACCACTATAATTTTGCATAGTTGGGTAGGTTAAGTTAGATATATTTTTCGTTGTTTAAATCACAATTGTAAAATTTCTTAATAGGAATTATTGCAGCAAGTTTTTTCGAAGTTTGATTTACTGTGATTCGTTTAGTATATTTTGTCAATTTTACAAAAGTAATTGGTGGACATTTGATTTCTTGTGTATACTGAAATTTTTGGACATTTGATTTCTGGCACCTAGAAAGTAGAGTCTAGATGAAAAATTGAATTCTGCATCAACTTTAGTGCACCTTCCTACCAgaattttcatataatttcaTGTCGTCTGAAAGGGATATCATATTTTGCTTTACACATTTTTCAAATATCTTTGTCTGAcctgttttttttcttccatatcTTTAACAAAATGCTGAAACTTATTTCACCTGATTCTCTTTACTCATTGAAATGAGTAACTTATACTAGCGATTATTCATATAAAGTGTCATAAGAAAATTTGTACTATATTTTATGTAGACATTAATTTTTATCACACTATTCGGGATGCCAATTTAGTGtataaataacaattatatagCGGTGGAAGcacaatataatatattattagttATCAATACcaatataatgaaatatttctATTTGCTATATATATTTATCCTGTGTGTCTAAATACTCTCTACTCAGAGAGAAAGAAGACCGAAACTGAGGAGATTGAAAAAAATCACGAAAAACAATACAAAACGTGAGAACAATCACAAAAAACAATACAACCTTTTTCTTATAAACTGAACGAAAGtgaaaaatactaataaaatattgatagaaGATcgaaaaaaatacacaaaaatcacgaaaaacaatataatttatctcataatcgattatattaaaatataatcagatagttttaaaatattttattacttttacgtTTAATAACatcatataattaatatttttaataactatattattaatatataataaaatgaataataaaattataaataaattaaataaatttttatttaaaaataataataattaaaataataaattattttattttataacattaattaaatcatttataaattttcatacTACATTCAACTCAAATCTTACTATTTTTCTCTACATCAAAAACCtcaatttctatttattttttttctttttatttcctTTCAAATCTAACTCTCATCTAAATAAAGCCTTAGAATGCGTTTTAcctttcaataaatattaatattataaatattattcattCCACTAAAAAAAACAGTAATATCCACAAAACTTGCAGAATTCAATTATCTCCATCTTCTACAAACTAACCCCAGTAAcattcactttcactttcaatcCTTATGTAATTCAAATAGGGGATACACAAAGGTGCCAGCCTAAGTGTTTCTGCTGGTTacaaataataatgttattatgattattattgaaTGGAGGGaagaaaaaatgtaattaaaaatgaaatccTTGACTGCTCATATgacaactaaaaataataatattttattttaaaatttcatttatatttattattatcatataaatataatactttattattaaaataagttgtTACATAATGATGGTTGTTAAAtgataatttctattttattattattatctggCTTATTGTTTGAAAAAATTTCTAATATTCATTTTTCCATCACAAGGTTGAGTCTTTTATAGTGCTtggaagagagagaaaaataaggtaaaaataattttaaaaattaataaatttattgtatcacttttctttattttcttctgATAAATAAACACCTATTTTCTCTTTCGTATACCAAAAGTGGTGTTAAGATTTAGCAATTCAACACAACaggtaaaaaaaagaaaattccaTTCATACgatgttttagaaaataaaattaaataagatgAGCGACgtgttgagaaaaaaaaagtactatagaaacagaataatttaaaaaaaattgtaagggCTCGCATtgtattttaaatatctttaaattaaaatatttctaaataacATAGTAATTAACTATGTAAGTTTATGAGAtacaattaaaaatgtttaaatagttttattattgACGCGTTCTTAAACATACTTGTTTAAAAATGTATAACTTTAAGAAGTAACTGTAAATCTTGAATGTACATCATAACCTTATGAATTCCTTCTTGAAGAGATCCTTCATTGTACTCTCTCAAAAaccaaaaaacaaatattatcacTTAATTATGACTTACtctataaaaaacaaaattatagagaaatttcaaattttgtttggcATAAAAAACCTTTCATTCTGCTACTTAACAGGTTCTCTAAACTAAAATGACATTATCATGAGACAAGGATAATGGAATGGAATAAGAGTAAGAGCAGCATATTATAGTTAGTTATATAGTTATTGACAATGATATTCATGCAATATTCTCTTCCCTTTTTATTCCTTTTTAACTGAAAATATGTGCGAACAAGCTTGACATTGAGAATTCTGACCCCATGCTGAACTTTGTGGGTAGTTTTTCCCAATTATAAAGTTAAACCAGTTACTGTCATCATATatagtatcagaaaaaaaaaaaaaactgctaCAAAAAAGCTTGATTTGTGGTTTCTTGACATCTTGTACTAGACGTGGAAAATTGGTTGAAATGTATGAAGTTTTACCACAGAAGTTGGTTCAAAGTCTTGATTGTGAGAACCAAAATCAAAAACACATGTACAATGAAATCATAAACCAACAAGACAATGAAAAGTTCAGTCCATTATGGATTCTTTTCACAGCAAAATCTGGGGGTGACACAATAGCATAATTAAGATTAGCCTACCTTAGCCTCTTATATATATCACCACGGTTGACCCTATTAGtagaataattaaattaagCAGAACTTCTAGGATGAACAGTGATGGGTGTTGTCACCTTATATATACTTGCAAGAGACCGATATTTCTTCATCCTCTTTGGGCGAGCAATCACTTCAACATCACTCCCAAGTGTCTCGTTGTTTGGTAGTCTTTGATCAACTACTTCTTCATCTGAGAATGAAACTCTCTTCCTCTTCCCTTTAACATCATCATCATTGTTGCTGCTTTCATCTTCATTGCTGAGTTGCATAAGCGCCTCTACAAGAACGTCATCGTTAGACTTGGCCAAAGAGTCATGCTTTTGAGTTTTTCTTGTGTGTAAAGAGGGTGCTTCATCTGCCATTACACTATTATATGGCTTTTTGAGATATGGGTCGTTATTGTTTCTTATAGTATCTTCTTTCCAATGACCGCGTTTTTATTTAGGGTAACCACTGTTATGGCCATTTCAGAGAGACAGAAAACAAAGATAAGCAAGGTTTCTCTTTTAACAGGTTACTGTTTTTTAagatgttctttttttttttaataaattaaaattttaattttatatatttcaataaaataatgaaCACATGGTAGTAAATCTTACATTATACATAATGGTATTCTTatcttattaaatttaattcctTTCATAAAATATAGTTGAGTTAGGTCACGTATCTTTTTCTACTTCTCGTCACttcacaacaacaataaaaaataagataaaagtaTAATTTGTTTATACTAAATAAGAAAATCCTCATAAAATActtattgtaatatatatatatataatattttttaaatatacatgaaattagttattttataaactaaaattatattgtatttgaattaatctataaaattattatttaaatttttaatttttttttatttctgaataaagtaattttaatttataaaaaagatcATTTTTTTCTGGAAAAGTTGGTCAACATTTATTcgtattactattattattttgcaTCGCtttcaacattttttaaaatccttTTTTAGCACACTAGCTACGTATGCTGACCATTTTGATTTGTCTTACAAATTAGAATCATCTACATTTATGTCTGTCATTATTTTGGTTGAGAACTCTAAtcttttatacaattatattataatatttaatattattattttaacatttatatcatttaattacaaatttatttttttattatatatatttatttctatttttattttatatatatatatatatatatatttctttttaaatccattacataaaaattatatataatttttaaggtTGTAAAAGTATCATTTCGCAATGTTTAATTATAAAGcatcaaattttgaatttaattagaaCATTAATAATGCAATGTTTTTATACAGATATTTGACTATTAACTATATAAGGTTATTaggtttttaataattatttagtagtttttaaaattccaaaagAATAATACTTGTGttgtttaattattataattgtatatatatatatatatatatatatatatatatatatatatccctcTCACACATCTCATATTTCCTTTTGTCTGTGCTTCATTTGGACAAATGCTAAAAACAGTTCCAGAACTCAATATTTGGCTTTGTGATATGGTGTGGTATTATACGCTGTCTAACAAAGTTGACCAAAGTTATCAAAGAATCAACCATGATTTCATGCATTATCAGGAATGGAATAAATATGTATTTGAgaactatatatatattaattagaatTTAGAAAATGGATGATACCTTTTTTGGACTCATTGCACCcatcttcatctttttcttttcatttttttcgttTTAATTGTTTATGGGTGGTGGGATCAAGTGTCACTTCAGTCCACTTTGAACCTCATGGAAAATGTCAAAATTCTTCATTTGTTCTCACCAATAATCTCTTGTGTTTTTGGTTGCTATTCACCTCCATCAATAGgaattatttttagaaattggaccaagaaaaacaaaggaaaaaaaaactgtATACACCAATCACcagtaataaaaaatgataaatgtcTTTTCAATATAAGCAAATCTAGCCTTGACCGGACCGAGTTCTAGACTGAAGAAAATCCCTAAAAAGTGGTGGACCCCATGATGATATAACCTAATGGAAGGCTAAAGGGAGTGCAAAAATTAATTAaccatgaaaaaaataaaagaacatTAAAGGTATTGAATGGTTAGATAGCACAACATAACAACTCAGAATTAAGTAATCAAGATCATAAATCTCAAATAGTAACAAAACTTGTAATAgttgataatataattttattaacaaaattaaaattaatgacaACTTATCATGAGAGATACAATTCACTCCTTATAATAAATTTGAGGTAACAATATagtaaataaatcaaaatttgtTACGtgagttattaattattatatcttATATAAGATATATGAGTGATTAATTATACAAGATTGAAGTACGTTTTAAATGTcaatgaattaataataatgtcaATTTGAGTTTTTTCTAATAATGGTAACGTTAAGATTGTTAATTTGAGTTGTTTTTTCGGTTCATCTAGATAAGGTCTATGGTTTTTCATGGAAGAATCACACATGGTACTCATGAGAATTCAACACTTGATATCAATTAGTCTTCATCTTCCTTAACAAATATGGCAAATTGGATATTGATAATAAAGTAAATGTCCAT harbors:
- the LOC137821432 gene encoding uncharacterized protein; this encodes MDRYQRVEKPKAETPINENEIRVTTQGRMRNYITYATTLLQEKGSDEIVLKAMGRAINKTVMIAELIKRRIIGLHQNTVIGSTDITDTWEPLEEGLLPLETTRHVSMITITLSKKELDTSSTGYQTPLPVDQVKPLNEYEEEGEPSPSMRGRGRGRGRGRGRGFYNGGMEYGDGWDGGRGYGGRGRGRARGRAFRGRGRGYGAQPVGYYDYGEYDAPPAPRGRGRGRGRGRGRGRDREPTA